One Verrucomicrobiaceae bacterium genomic window carries:
- a CDS encoding IS630 family transposase has product MKLHGWIKQNLQTQLGYSTTVRYLHEHDYRLKVPRPWPLNQDEDKRQAFCQKLQRWVADPSVDLWFSDESGFEGDPRPRRTWTKIGKVRHSPYLGEHIRYNVFGAVRPKDGRLGALLFNLCDSVTFQVFLDTLAEENPHVAGRRAILVLDNASWHKTKSLNWHHFEPEYLPPRSPDLKAIERLWLRRKADWFNGWIAKTSEQLQDRIIESLRSLFDQPSILQSQCRPKTRL; this is encoded by the coding sequence GTGAAGTTGCACGGCTGGATCAAGCAGAACCTGCAAACGCAGCTCGGCTACAGCACCACCGTGCGCTATCTCCACGAGCACGATTACCGCCTCAAAGTTCCGCGCCCCTGGCCGCTCAACCAGGATGAGGACAAGCGCCAAGCCTTCTGCCAAAAGCTCCAGCGCTGGGTGGCCGATCCGAGCGTCGACCTGTGGTTCAGCGACGAAAGCGGCTTTGAAGGCGATCCGCGCCCGCGCCGCACCTGGACCAAGATCGGCAAGGTGCGCCACTCCCCGTATCTCGGTGAGCACATCCGCTACAATGTGTTTGGTGCCGTGCGGCCCAAAGATGGAAGGCTCGGCGCACTGCTCTTCAACCTATGCGACAGCGTCACTTTTCAGGTGTTCCTCGACACTCTGGCCGAAGAGAATCCGCACGTGGCAGGACGCCGCGCCATCCTGGTGCTCGACAACGCCTCATGGCACAAGACCAAGAGTCTTAACTGGCACCACTTTGAGCCCGAGTATCTGCCACCACGCTCGCCCGATCTCAAGGCCATCGAGCGTCTCTGGCTGCGCAGGAAGGCCGACTGGTTCAACGGCTGGATCGCCAAGACTTCCGAGCAACTTCAGGACCGTATCATCGAGTCCCTACGCTCTTTGTTCGACCAGCCATCCATCCTTCAGTCCCAGTGCCGCCCAAAGACGCGTTTATGA
- a CDS encoding helix-turn-helix domain-containing protein: MARPCITLNLENATLEEVGVAMDCSPTKKGFRRLQALRWLYEGKSREQVADLSGFSLRQVLRFIQAFNLAGLDGLIPGCSSGRRRILPKEQVSGKILPLIEDPSLAG; this comes from the coding sequence GTGGCCCGCCCGTGCATCACACTCAATCTCGAAAACGCGACCTTGGAAGAGGTCGGCGTGGCGATGGATTGCTCACCCACGAAGAAGGGCTTTCGTCGGCTTCAAGCGCTGCGCTGGCTTTATGAAGGCAAGAGCCGCGAGCAAGTCGCTGACCTCTCAGGCTTCAGCCTGCGGCAGGTTTTGCGCTTCATCCAAGCCTTCAATCTCGCCGGCCTTGATGGTCTCATTCCCGGGTGTAGCAGCGGCCGTCGCCGAATCCTGCCCAAGGAACAAGTGAGCGGTAAAATCCTACCTCTCATCGAAGATCCGTCGCTGGCTGGATAG
- a CDS encoding IS630 family transposase: protein MKEDGRKLSKEQQVEARRRAMLLAKKGWSEHDIAEAVGVHPRTVQQWKRHQRQHGTAALLCDERGRKHGDKRLMSAEQEKEVRRLITDRLPEQLKLPFALWTRKAVAQLLDKRFGFKLPVRTMGLYLKRWGFTPQKPLKKAYEQRPKEVQAWLEQKYPQIAAQAKAEGAEIYWGDQTGVNNQPNAVRGYAPRGETPEIKQMSKRFGSSMMSAVSNRGSSRWMVYKGALDARLLIRFLERMVRSMQGRKVYLILDNLRVHHSKPVKEWLEQHQEQIAVHHLPSYSPELNPDERLNRALKSKLGVLPAARSERELQKQIIGQMRSCQRLPEQVRAFFKSASTQYAA from the coding sequence ATGAAAGAAGACGGACGCAAACTAAGCAAGGAACAACAGGTGGAAGCACGTCGCCGGGCGATGCTGCTGGCCAAAAAAGGCTGGAGTGAACATGACATTGCCGAGGCGGTGGGGGTGCATCCCCGCACTGTCCAGCAGTGGAAGCGGCACCAGCGCCAACACGGCACCGCAGCCCTGCTGTGCGACGAGCGCGGCAGGAAACATGGGGATAAACGGCTCATGAGCGCCGAGCAGGAGAAGGAAGTGCGCAGGCTCATCACCGACAGGTTGCCCGAGCAGTTGAAGCTGCCCTTTGCACTATGGACCCGCAAAGCTGTCGCCCAACTGCTGGACAAGCGCTTCGGGTTCAAGCTGCCCGTGCGCACCATGGGGCTGTATTTGAAGCGCTGGGGGTTCACACCCCAGAAGCCATTGAAGAAGGCCTACGAGCAGCGACCCAAGGAAGTCCAGGCGTGGCTGGAGCAGAAGTATCCGCAGATCGCAGCTCAGGCCAAGGCGGAAGGGGCCGAGATCTATTGGGGTGACCAGACCGGGGTCAACAACCAGCCCAATGCCGTGAGAGGCTACGCACCACGCGGAGAGACGCCCGAGATCAAGCAGATGTCCAAGCGCTTTGGTAGCTCGATGATGAGCGCGGTGAGCAACCGGGGGAGTTCGCGGTGGATGGTTTACAAAGGGGCACTGGACGCGCGGCTTCTCATCCGCTTTTTGGAGCGGATGGTTCGCTCGATGCAGGGGCGCAAAGTGTATCTCATCCTCGACAACCTGCGGGTGCATCACAGCAAGCCGGTGAAGGAGTGGCTGGAGCAGCATCAGGAGCAGATCGCGGTGCATCACCTGCCCAGCTACAGTCCAGAGCTCAATCCCGACGAGAGGCTCAACCGTGCGCTGAAAAGCAAACTGGGAGTGCTACCCGCCGCCCGGAGTGAGCGGGAGCTGCAAAAGCAGATCATCGGCCAGATGCGCTCATGCCAGAGGCTGCCAGAACAAGTCCGTGCCTTCTTTAAATCTGCCTCAACCCAATATGCAGCTTGA
- a CDS encoding metallophosphoesterase produces MLDDLKKQISKGLRPDLVCITGDIINQGQNNEEEFKLARELFLLPLANFLDITPSDFFYVPCNHEVDWSKTSEIFEKGLASTGGNLWIGGVF; encoded by the coding sequence TTGCTTGATGACCTGAAGAAGCAAATAAGCAAAGGATTGCGCCCGGATTTGGTTTGCATAACCGGAGATATCATCAACCAAGGCCAGAACAATGAAGAGGAGTTCAAGCTGGCCAGAGAGCTTTTTCTTCTGCCTCTCGCAAACTTTTTGGACATCACCCCGAGCGATTTCTTCTACGTGCCTTGCAATCATGAGGTTGACTGGTCGAAAACGTCAGAAATCTTCGAAAAGGGACTCGCATCAACTGGAGGAAACCTCTGGATAGGGGGTGTTTTTTGA
- a CDS encoding IS5 family transposase has protein sequence MKRYRKTERGGGLFSAIEHEQAVAAKTLGILKLRDVISWESFRPLLEDLTGYATRDWTKGGKPPFDPVLMFKVLVLQKFHGLSDDAKTLWDFKQRIEEDGREGGRKLFDTFGQMLESKGIVAREGSIVDASFTEAPRQRNSREANQRIKQGERPEEFDENPAVGRQKDSEARWTKKNNESHYGWKNHVKADLKTKIILNSTTTPASVHDSQVFEGLLDDKDQAVLADSAYHSEEHEAHLIKINAQEFLMRKATRGHPLSEKEMRANHTISRMRVRVEHIFARMAQMGADLCRSIGLKRATQHNHLSNLVYNMDRYACLVR, from the coding sequence ATGAAGCGCTACCGCAAGACAGAACGAGGCGGCGGACTGTTCTCCGCCATTGAACATGAGCAGGCCGTCGCCGCCAAAACCCTCGGCATCCTCAAGCTGCGCGACGTTATCTCTTGGGAAAGTTTCCGCCCGCTGCTCGAAGATCTCACTGGCTACGCCACCCGCGACTGGACCAAGGGCGGCAAGCCCCCGTTCGACCCGGTGCTGATGTTCAAAGTCCTTGTGCTACAGAAGTTCCACGGCCTCAGCGACGACGCCAAAACACTCTGGGACTTCAAGCAACGCATCGAAGAGGACGGTCGCGAAGGCGGTCGCAAACTCTTCGACACCTTCGGCCAGATGCTCGAAAGCAAAGGCATCGTCGCGCGAGAAGGCAGCATCGTGGACGCCAGCTTCACGGAAGCCCCACGCCAGCGCAACAGCCGCGAGGCGAACCAGCGCATCAAGCAGGGCGAACGCCCTGAAGAGTTCGACGAGAACCCCGCCGTGGGCCGCCAGAAAGACAGCGAAGCACGCTGGACGAAGAAGAACAACGAGTCGCACTACGGCTGGAAGAACCATGTGAAGGCCGACTTGAAAACCAAGATCATCCTGAACTCCACCACCACGCCAGCCAGCGTGCACGACAGTCAGGTGTTTGAAGGACTGCTTGATGACAAAGATCAGGCCGTGCTCGCCGACTCGGCCTATCACAGCGAGGAGCACGAGGCGCATCTCATCAAGATCAACGCGCAGGAGTTCCTGATGCGCAAAGCCACGCGAGGCCACCCGTTGAGCGAGAAAGAAATGCGCGCCAACCATACGATCAGCCGGATGCGTGTGAGGGTAGAGCACATCTTCGCGCGGATGGCGCAAATGGGAGCCGATCTATGTCGAAGCATCGGATTGAAACGAGCCACACAGCACAACCACCTCAGCAATCTGGTCTACAACATGGACCGCTATGCCTGTTTGGTTCGCTAA
- a CDS encoding Gfo/Idh/MocA family oxidoreductase produces the protein MSSRRTFITQSLAFTALSASRVLGANDKIRLASIGLGGQGSGNAARMAALPGVEIAWLCDPDTAALDRAKLKYPNAQTTQDLRKVLEDKSIDGVIVSTGNHWHVLAAIWAMEAGKDVYVEKPVSHTIWEGRQLVRAARKHNRIVQGGTQQRSDPLQDEIKAYLDSGVLGKIKYVRCNHYSMRKTIGKRDTPLTPPPTVNYDLWLGPAKDEPLFRDKFHYDWHWDWNTGNGEMGNWGPHILDDLRNVVFRDQVPLPKRVIAGGGRFGWNDAGETPNTHFAYMDTGAIPVIVDFHNLPRQKGMNAPDVYLRRRTAAFLVIECEDGYYTGNRGGGSAFDAEGKKLHTFKGDGGKTHAANFIAAMRSRKPTDLKAEVEAIHYSSAWCHLANISYRLGQKFNREQAEAALKDFQPWNDVIADFHDHLGRNELDAATLDIKMGPMLEIDSAAETFTGPTATPEALALLTREYRAGFEVKALS, from the coding sequence ATGTCCTCACGCCGCACATTCATCACTCAATCTCTCGCTTTCACCGCGCTCTCGGCCAGCCGCGTTCTCGGTGCCAATGACAAAATCCGACTCGCTAGCATCGGCCTCGGCGGCCAGGGTAGTGGCAATGCGGCACGCATGGCAGCATTGCCCGGGGTGGAGATCGCATGGCTCTGTGATCCAGACACCGCCGCACTCGACCGTGCAAAGCTGAAATACCCGAATGCACAGACCACGCAGGACCTGCGCAAGGTGCTGGAGGACAAGTCCATCGACGGCGTCATCGTCTCAACGGGGAATCATTGGCATGTCCTCGCCGCGATCTGGGCCATGGAGGCCGGAAAAGACGTGTACGTCGAAAAACCCGTGTCGCATACCATCTGGGAAGGCCGCCAGCTCGTCCGTGCCGCTCGCAAACACAACCGCATTGTCCAAGGCGGCACGCAGCAGCGCAGTGACCCACTTCAAGACGAGATCAAAGCCTACCTGGACAGCGGCGTGCTGGGAAAAATCAAATACGTGCGCTGCAATCACTACAGCATGCGCAAGACCATCGGCAAACGCGACACACCGCTCACGCCACCGCCGACCGTGAATTACGATCTATGGCTCGGGCCTGCGAAGGATGAGCCGCTCTTCCGCGACAAATTCCACTACGACTGGCATTGGGACTGGAACACCGGCAACGGCGAAATGGGCAACTGGGGCCCGCACATTCTCGATGACCTGCGCAATGTGGTCTTCCGTGACCAAGTGCCTCTGCCAAAGCGTGTCATCGCCGGTGGTGGCCGCTTCGGCTGGAATGATGCTGGCGAGACACCGAACACGCACTTTGCCTACATGGACACGGGGGCTATCCCTGTGATCGTCGATTTCCACAATCTCCCACGCCAGAAGGGCATGAATGCGCCTGATGTGTATCTGCGCCGCCGCACGGCAGCCTTCCTGGTCATCGAGTGTGAAGACGGTTACTACACCGGCAATCGCGGCGGTGGCAGCGCCTTCGATGCCGAAGGCAAAAAGCTCCACACCTTCAAAGGCGATGGCGGCAAGACCCACGCGGCCAATTTCATCGCCGCCATGCGCAGCCGCAAGCCAACGGACCTGAAGGCCGAAGTCGAGGCCATCCACTACTCCAGCGCCTGGTGCCACCTGGCAAACATCAGCTACCGTCTCGGTCAGAAATTCAATCGGGAGCAAGCGGAGGCCGCTTTGAAAGACTTCCAGCCCTGGAATGACGTCATCGCTGACTTCCATGATCACCTCGGTCGCAATGAACTCGATGCCGCCACACTCGACATCAAAATGGGTCCCATGCTCGAGATCGACTCTGCCGCAGAGACCTTCACGGGTCCCACCGCGACACCCGAGGCTCTGGCCCTGCTCACTCGCGAATACCGCGCTGGTTTTGAAGTGAAGGCTCTTTCCTAA
- a CDS encoding HTTM domain-containing protein — MNARGNSVFRVVFGAYLVLHFGMLVPYAAELFGSAGLVPDPVLNPLHGLFPNPLAVWDIATPWCVALTLLAGCFMLGWWPRMAALLMWFGSTALFHRNNLTANPSLAYLGLMLVLCALARRDGSLPRMALVCAWVLLAVGYTFSGITKLESASWIDGSAMIRLMENPLVRDWSPRVWMMALPAWMLQMLTWGTLALELLFLPLCTFANGRKWAWIAAVSMHLGILMLVDFADLTLGMLMVHLFVFDAAWVPARWRATSGYRFLFLYETHPTVS, encoded by the coding sequence ATGAACGCACGAGGCAATTCAGTTTTTCGCGTGGTGTTTGGTGCTTATTTGGTGCTGCACTTTGGTATGCTGGTGCCATATGCTGCGGAGTTATTTGGCTCTGCGGGATTGGTCCCCGATCCCGTGCTGAATCCATTGCATGGACTGTTTCCGAATCCGCTCGCGGTGTGGGACATTGCGACGCCGTGGTGCGTGGCGCTGACGCTGTTGGCTGGCTGCTTTATGCTTGGTTGGTGGCCGCGTATGGCGGCGCTATTGATGTGGTTTGGCAGTACAGCGTTGTTTCATCGCAATAATCTGACGGCGAACCCATCTCTGGCTTACTTGGGGCTCATGCTGGTGTTATGTGCTTTGGCGCGGCGAGATGGTTCATTGCCGCGCATGGCGCTGGTGTGTGCCTGGGTGCTGCTGGCGGTGGGCTATACTTTTAGCGGCATCACCAAGCTGGAGAGTGCGAGCTGGATCGATGGTAGTGCGATGATACGGCTGATGGAGAATCCACTAGTTCGTGATTGGTCTCCGCGTGTCTGGATGATGGCGCTGCCTGCGTGGATGCTGCAAATGCTGACTTGGGGCACCTTGGCGCTGGAGTTGCTTTTTCTGCCGCTATGCACTTTTGCCAATGGGAGAAAATGGGCCTGGATCGCTGCGGTGAGCATGCACTTGGGCATTTTGATGCTGGTTGATTTTGCTGACCTGACGCTGGGGATGCTGATGGTGCATTTGTTCGTCTTTGATGCCGCCTGGGTGCCTGCTCGGTGGCGTGCCACCAGCGGTTACCGATTCCTTTTTCTCTATGAAACGCACCCAACTGTCTCGTGA
- a CDS encoding Gfo/Idh/MocA family oxidoreductase, giving the protein MLTRRHFLHTAALSAIASPNILRAQDSKQKIRVACVGIGQMGNGAVKGSLKEEIVAFCDVDWRDLGARSAGAIAKEHPSVPKFTDFREMLDKKGSEIDAVLISTPDHTHFAAAMAAMEAKKHVFVQKPLAHNIWQVRTLQKAAHKYGVQTVMGNQGHCWEGIRLVKEWFEAGVLGEVKEVHCWTDRPLGHMGFIQPPPTTTPQSQAVPEGLSWDLWQGPVAPRDYSEQYMPQRWRGWWDYGCGGLGDIGCHCLDAPFWALQLGLPEKVEIIEQQPTTLKGYTSNKSHIIFHFAARGTLPPVQIHWYEGGLQPERLPGMDKPLPSNGMIMKGSKETLYSDGMRVQSPQLWPRERMTPLLDILRRKPLPRSVAGDPIGELFAAIRGEIPHAGSHFDYACPLTELVNVGVLAIRSGKTIEWDAAAMKVKNAPDFDTWIKEPVRDGWNYGEDLWKA; this is encoded by the coding sequence ATGCTTACACGCCGCCATTTCCTCCACACTGCCGCTCTTAGCGCCATCGCATCGCCGAACATTCTGCGTGCGCAAGATTCGAAACAAAAAATCCGCGTCGCGTGCGTGGGCATCGGCCAGATGGGCAATGGCGCGGTGAAAGGCTCGCTCAAGGAGGAAATCGTCGCCTTTTGCGATGTCGATTGGCGCGATCTCGGTGCACGCAGCGCAGGAGCCATCGCCAAAGAGCACCCGAGCGTGCCGAAGTTCACCGACTTCCGCGAGATGCTCGACAAAAAGGGCTCCGAGATCGACGCCGTGCTCATCTCCACGCCGGATCACACCCACTTCGCCGCCGCCATGGCTGCGATGGAAGCAAAGAAGCACGTCTTTGTGCAGAAGCCGCTCGCCCACAACATCTGGCAAGTACGCACGCTGCAAAAAGCCGCGCACAAATACGGCGTGCAGACTGTCATGGGCAATCAAGGCCACTGCTGGGAGGGCATTCGCTTGGTCAAAGAATGGTTCGAAGCTGGCGTGCTCGGTGAGGTGAAGGAAGTGCATTGCTGGACGGATCGCCCCCTCGGCCACATGGGATTCATCCAGCCACCGCCCACCACCACGCCCCAGTCACAAGCTGTGCCCGAAGGCTTATCATGGGACCTCTGGCAAGGCCCAGTGGCCCCTCGCGACTACTCCGAACAATACATGCCCCAGCGCTGGCGCGGCTGGTGGGACTACGGCTGCGGTGGACTCGGCGACATCGGCTGCCATTGCCTCGATGCGCCATTTTGGGCACTTCAGCTTGGTTTGCCGGAAAAAGTCGAAATCATCGAACAACAGCCCACCACGCTCAAAGGCTACACGTCAAACAAATCGCACATCATCTTCCATTTCGCTGCACGCGGCACTTTGCCGCCCGTACAGATTCACTGGTATGAAGGCGGCTTGCAGCCCGAGCGTCTGCCAGGCATGGACAAGCCGCTGCCCTCCAACGGCATGATCATGAAAGGCAGCAAAGAAACCCTCTACTCCGACGGCATGCGTGTCCAAAGCCCACAACTCTGGCCCCGCGAGCGCATGACGCCTCTCCTGGACATCCTCCGCCGCAAGCCACTGCCGCGCTCTGTGGCTGGCGATCCGATTGGTGAGCTCTTTGCAGCCATTCGCGGCGAAATCCCACACGCAGGCTCCCACTTCGACTATGCCTGCCCATTGACCGAACTCGTGAACGTCGGCGTCTTGGCCATCCGCAGCGGCAAAACCATCGAATGGGACGCCGCTGCCATGAAAGTCAAAAACGCCCCCGATTTTGACACCTGGATCAAAGAACCCGTCCGCGATGGCTGGAACTACGGCGAGGACCTCTGGAAGGCCTAA
- a CDS encoding Rpn family recombination-promoting nuclease/putative transposase: MLSDPKKAMEFFQGHLPADIVAAADWSTLALQPASFVRQNLQQSRTTLTVKRIFCWLRKRSACLGERFRLPPDLESLLGRFCPVSAAPV, translated from the coding sequence ATGCTTTCCGATCCCAAAAAAGCGATGGAATTCTTCCAGGGGCATTTGCCGGCAGACATCGTCGCCGCTGCGGATTGGAGCACGTTGGCGTTGCAGCCCGCTTCGTTTGTTCGGCAGAATCTCCAACAATCCCGGACTACTCTCACAGTGAAGCGTATCTTCTGTTGGCTCAGAAAGCGTTCCGCTTGCCTTGGTGAGCGCTTTCGTCTTCCGCCTGATCTGGAGAGTCTGCTGGGCCGTTTTTGCCCAGTTTCCGCCGCTCCCGTCTGA
- a CDS encoding sulfatase, producing the protein MHRFLILLSSLVLLHSSLVAKQPNILWLIGENLSHDLGCYGAKGVHTPHLDKLAAEGVRYTRVFSTNPACAPSRSAFFTGMYQTTIDTHPMRSHRSDAFRLPAGVRPITQRLRDAGFFTANIKTANGESVGTGKLDLNFVNEGPIYDENSQDWSTLKSHQPFFAVVNSEENEYDIYDRKSAEKDRVKWVGEDIHVQHAKPETVTPPPYYPDHPVVRQEWSRYLNSVSGMDLRFGKVLAELRADGLEEDTIIIFFGDNGRLEPRGIHWCYDNGLRVPMIIRWPKNHAAPPKWRLGSVDDRLLSLIDVTATTLDLVGIEHPSLMQGRVFLGDHTAPPRRFVFAARDRIDEAVQRIRSVHDERFHYIRTFTSGPTFASLNRYKEKCFPIQSLMRKLHSEGKLSGSPLALMQRTGPCEELFDTQADPHEIHDLSKSTAPEHREALTRLRAALDTWIIETNDRGAIPEPPGIIAPFEKEMHDWFGTPSWVTRP; encoded by the coding sequence ATGCATCGTTTCTTGATCCTCCTTTCGTCGCTCGTGCTCCTGCATTCGTCGTTGGTGGCAAAGCAGCCCAACATTCTCTGGCTCATCGGCGAGAACCTCAGTCACGATCTCGGGTGCTACGGAGCGAAGGGCGTCCACACGCCTCATCTCGACAAGCTCGCGGCTGAAGGAGTGCGCTACACGCGGGTGTTCTCGACCAATCCTGCCTGCGCACCGAGTCGCTCGGCGTTTTTCACCGGCATGTATCAGACCACGATCGATACGCATCCGATGCGATCACATCGCAGTGACGCCTTTCGACTACCCGCAGGTGTGAGACCAATAACGCAGCGCTTGCGTGATGCGGGCTTTTTCACGGCCAATATCAAGACCGCCAATGGCGAAAGCGTCGGCACGGGCAAGCTCGACCTCAACTTCGTCAATGAAGGCCCCATCTATGATGAAAACTCGCAGGACTGGAGCACGCTGAAGTCTCACCAGCCCTTCTTCGCGGTCGTGAACAGCGAGGAAAACGAATACGACATCTATGACCGCAAAAGTGCCGAGAAGGACCGCGTGAAATGGGTGGGCGAGGATATCCATGTGCAGCATGCCAAGCCGGAAACCGTCACACCGCCGCCTTACTACCCGGATCATCCAGTGGTGCGGCAGGAGTGGTCTAGATACCTGAATTCCGTCTCCGGCATGGATCTGCGTTTTGGCAAAGTGCTGGCGGAACTCCGTGCTGATGGCCTGGAGGAAGACACGATCATCATTTTCTTCGGTGACAATGGTCGCTTGGAGCCACGCGGCATTCATTGGTGCTACGATAATGGCCTGCGTGTGCCCATGATCATCCGGTGGCCGAAAAATCATGCCGCACCGCCAAAATGGAGACTAGGCAGCGTCGATGACCGCCTGCTGAGCCTCATCGACGTCACCGCTACCACGCTCGATCTCGTGGGCATTGAGCATCCGTCGCTCATGCAGGGCCGCGTTTTCCTCGGTGATCACACTGCTCCACCCCGCCGCTTCGTATTCGCCGCACGCGACCGCATTGATGAGGCCGTACAGCGTATTCGCAGCGTGCACGACGAGCGTTTCCACTACATCCGCACTTTTACCTCCGGCCCCACCTTTGCCTCTCTGAATCGCTACAAAGAAAAATGCTTCCCCATTCAGTCCCTCATGCGCAAACTTCACTCCGAGGGCAAGCTCAGTGGCTCGCCGCTCGCCCTCATGCAGCGCACGGGTCCATGTGAGGAGCTGTTCGACACGCAAGCTGATCCGCATGAAATCCACGATCTCTCCAAGTCCACCGCCCCAGAGCACCGCGAGGCGCTCACTCGCCTGCGTGCTGCGCTAGACACCTGGATCATCGAAACCAATGACCGTGGTGCCATACCGGAGCCACCTGGGATCATCGCACCGTTTGAAAAGGAAATGCACGATTGGTTCGGCACGCCCTCTTGGGTGACGAGGCCATAA
- the rsmH gene encoding 16S rRNA (cytosine(1402)-N(4))-methyltransferase RsmH, translated as MPPHRRRPRYAGKNPRRFDQKYKEHAGDAETLAKVRAAGKTPAGRHVPILLSEIMQVLAPQPGERAVDCTLGHGGHAAALLEAGVTLLALDQDPVEIVRTEARLREKAAPEALIIQRMNFAGLRRAIDQIGWSDGADVILADLGCSSMQFDNPSRGFSFKHDGPLDMRMNPQRGITAREMLQRLSAEKLRGILSENADEPRAELLAVALAGTDQATTLAFAESIRAALPRQLDTEEREAAVRRVFQALRIAVNEEFTALDAFLARLPDCLRSGGRVAILTFHSGEDRRVKHLFRDGLRGGIFSETNDEVIRPSADELRSNPRSAPAKLRWARKA; from the coding sequence ATGCCTCCGCATCGCCGCAGACCACGCTATGCGGGCAAAAATCCGCGCCGCTTTGATCAAAAATACAAGGAGCACGCAGGGGATGCTGAGACGCTGGCAAAGGTCCGCGCGGCAGGCAAGACGCCCGCTGGCCGTCATGTGCCTATTTTATTATCAGAGATCATGCAGGTGCTCGCACCGCAGCCGGGTGAGCGTGCAGTGGACTGCACACTCGGGCATGGCGGCCATGCAGCAGCTTTGCTAGAGGCCGGAGTCACACTCCTCGCGCTCGATCAAGATCCAGTCGAAATCGTGCGCACGGAGGCACGTCTGCGTGAAAAGGCAGCCCCAGAGGCACTCATCATCCAGCGCATGAATTTCGCGGGCCTGCGCCGGGCTATCGACCAAATCGGTTGGTCGGATGGTGCAGACGTGATTTTGGCGGACCTGGGCTGCTCTTCGATGCAGTTCGATAATCCCTCTAGGGGCTTCAGCTTCAAGCATGATGGCCCGCTGGATATGCGCATGAACCCACAGCGCGGCATCACAGCCCGTGAGATGCTGCAAAGGCTCTCGGCTGAGAAACTACGCGGCATCCTCTCAGAGAATGCAGATGAGCCCCGCGCGGAATTGCTCGCTGTCGCACTCGCTGGCACAGATCAGGCCACCACACTCGCATTTGCAGAGTCGATCCGAGCCGCCTTGCCACGCCAACTCGATACTGAGGAGCGAGAAGCCGCCGTGCGCCGCGTTTTCCAGGCGCTACGCATCGCGGTGAATGAGGAATTCACCGCATTGGATGCATTTTTGGCTCGTTTGCCAGATTGTCTGCGATCCGGCGGCAGAGTCGCCATCTTGACCTTTCACAGTGGCGAAGATCGTCGCGTGAAGCACCTGTTTCGCGATGGCCTACGTGGGGGCATATTTAGCGAGACCAACGATGAGGTCATTCGCCCATCCGCAGACGAATTACGCTCCAATCCACGCTCAGCACCTGCGAAGCTGCGCTGGGCACGGAAGGCGTGA
- a CDS encoding nucleotide pyrophosphohydrolase, with protein sequence MTISDITARIIAFRDARDWMQFHNPKELAVAITAEAGELLQHFVWQQPEQLEQRTREKLPELKDEMADVGILLFELAHNLGVDLGSAMLAKLERNETRYPVEKARGSNAKYNEL encoded by the coding sequence ATGACCATCTCCGACATCACTGCACGCATCATCGCCTTTCGCGACGCTCGTGACTGGATGCAATTCCATAACCCGAAAGAGCTCGCCGTCGCCATCACAGCGGAGGCAGGGGAGTTGCTCCAGCACTTTGTCTGGCAGCAGCCAGAGCAGCTCGAACAACGCACACGGGAAAAACTGCCGGAGCTCAAAGATGAGATGGCCGATGTGGGCATCTTGCTCTTTGAACTAGCGCATAATCTGGGCGTCGATCTGGGTAGTGCCATGCTCGCGAAACTCGAGCGCAATGAAACACGCTATCCGGTGGAAAAGGCACGCGGTAGTAACGCCAAGTACAACGAATTGTGA